TGCTTGCATGGCCGCTGGGTCACCAAGAAACCAAGCTTCCAGTTCCGCAACCGCCAAGCGCGTCAGCACTTGAAATGGCCGCCCGGCCGCCTGCGTCTTGCTGACCAAATGCGCGTCGGCTACCAGTTTTTCCAGCGCCAGCTTGGCTTGGCGACAGTTGGCATCGGCATCCATTAGAATGACGACGCGTAAATCGGGGGTGTGCAGCAACTGGCGGGCATAGGTTTTAAGGCGGCCCGGCAAGCGGGCCAACAGGTCGTGCTTGCCCCGGTGTGGGTGGCATTGCCAGGTAGCATCGGGTAATAAGCGGGGTAGTAATTCTTTTAGCGCCGCCTCAGCCGAAGGTTCTTCCAGCAAAAACTCAACGTGCATCAGGCAGCGGGGTAAGAGGATTGCCAACTACCAGGCTATTGCTTGACCAGAGGTAACCTAATGGCGAGCCATCTTCTACCAGTTCGGGCACGCCGGGAATGTCCGCCGCCCGCGTGGCCTGGGTGTAGCCATCGGCCCCACGGTGCAAAATCCAGACTTGCTCCGGCTCCAAAGCATCGAGCAAAAAGGGCGAATGCGTGGCCACCAACAATTGCCGGTCCTCAGAAGCCGCAATCAGCTCTTCCGCCAGCTGCGGCAGTAGCTGCGGGTGCAGCTCGTTTTCGGGCTCCTCGATGCCCAGCAGGCCCGCCGCGCCCGGCTCGTAGAGCAGCGTGAGCAGGGCCGCCAGCCGCATGGTGCCGCCCGACATATACTGCGCCGGCAGCGGCTTCTC
The genomic region above belongs to Hymenobacter psoromatis and contains:
- a CDS encoding DUF4276 family protein; translated protein: MHVEFLLEEPSAEAALKELLPRLLPDATWQCHPHRGKHDLLARLPGRLKTYARQLLHTPDLRVVILMDADANCRQAKLALEKLVADAHLVSKTQAAGRPFQVLTRLAVAELEAWFLGDPAAMQAAYPGVRPTHFAGLNRDPDAIPDAWETLWRVLQAGGHYRAGKQKQRWAADISRHLDPARNASASFRYFCAGLAALR